Proteins encoded by one window of Azospirillum brasilense:
- a CDS encoding response regulator transcription factor, translating into MTLAKRILLIDDDTALRQSLAEQLQLLEEFETVEAGDGASALAVAREGGFAAILLDVGLPDMDGRDLCRLLRREGVRCPIIMLTAAASDADTILGLDSGASDYVTKPFRMGVLLARLRAQLRVHEQSEDAVFAIGPYSFRPAGKLLLADGGARKIRLTEKETAILKYLYRAGGAVIGRETLLGEVWGYNAGVTTHTLETHVYRLRQKIERDPSNAEILVTEPGGYRLVP; encoded by the coding sequence ATGACGCTTGCGAAACGCATCCTTCTGATCGACGACGACACCGCCCTCCGGCAGTCCCTCGCCGAGCAGCTCCAGCTTCTGGAGGAATTCGAGACGGTGGAGGCCGGGGACGGCGCCTCCGCCCTGGCCGTGGCGCGGGAGGGCGGTTTCGCCGCCATCCTGCTCGACGTCGGGCTGCCGGACATGGACGGGCGCGACCTGTGCCGCCTGCTGCGGCGCGAGGGGGTGCGCTGCCCGATCATCATGCTGACCGCGGCGGCCTCCGACGCCGACACCATCCTGGGGCTTGATTCCGGGGCCAGCGACTACGTCACCAAGCCCTTCCGCATGGGGGTGCTGCTGGCCCGGCTGCGCGCCCAACTCCGCGTCCACGAGCAGAGCGAGGACGCCGTCTTCGCCATCGGCCCCTACAGCTTCCGCCCGGCGGGCAAGCTGCTGCTGGCGGACGGCGGCGCCCGCAAGATCCGCCTGACCGAGAAGGAAACGGCGATCCTGAAATACCTGTACCGGGCCGGCGGCGCGGTGATCGGGCGGGAGACGCTGCTCGGCGAGGTGTGGGGCTACAACGCCGGGGTCACCACCCACACGCTGGAAACCCACGTCTACCGCCTGCGCCAGAAGATCGAGCGCGATCCGTCCAACGCCGAGATCCTGGTGACGGAGCCCGGCGGCTACCGGCTGGTGCCCTGA
- the ribA gene encoding GTP cyclohydrolase II has protein sequence MYADAPSDSAPPEAVLPMDEAAMRAVDRATAALRRGEAVAIETADGSVGAAVSVESVAIDAVQRLVQLTGAAPVLAVTRRRATVLKLMGEGTGVVALSLPRCLTADEAHALADPEHRPDGDMPDGLTATAMDPGSRETAAVDLARLARLLPAAIVAPATGHTAAGHTGSAAEWAARHDLLLVRARDIADYRVHVVRTLRRVAEARVPLSGAENTSIAAFRPIDGGPEHLAIIVGNPVAGEPVLARLHSECFTGDLLGSLRCDCGQQLRGAIAEIARQGSGVLLYLAQEGRGIGLVNKLRAYRIQDRGFDTVDANEILGFEADERVYLPAAEMLRQLGFTAVRLMTNNPEKLRQLARCGIEVVERVPHIFPSNGHNEGYLRTKAERSGHMF, from the coding sequence ATGTACGCCGACGCTCCTTCCGACTCCGCCCCGCCCGAAGCCGTCCTGCCCATGGACGAAGCCGCCATGCGCGCGGTGGACCGGGCCACGGCCGCCCTGCGCCGGGGCGAGGCCGTCGCCATCGAGACCGCCGACGGCAGCGTCGGCGCCGCGGTGTCGGTGGAATCCGTGGCGATCGACGCCGTGCAGCGGCTGGTGCAGCTCACCGGCGCCGCGCCGGTCCTGGCCGTCACCCGCCGCCGCGCCACGGTGCTGAAGCTGATGGGCGAGGGGACGGGCGTCGTCGCCCTGTCGCTTCCCCGCTGCCTGACCGCGGACGAGGCCCATGCGCTGGCCGATCCGGAACACCGCCCGGACGGCGACATGCCGGACGGCCTGACCGCCACGGCCATGGACCCCGGGTCGCGGGAAACCGCGGCGGTGGACCTCGCCCGGCTGGCGCGTCTGCTGCCGGCGGCCATCGTCGCACCGGCTACTGGACACACGGCCGCCGGTCACACCGGCAGCGCCGCGGAATGGGCGGCACGGCACGACCTGCTGCTGGTCCGCGCCCGCGACATCGCCGATTACCGCGTCCATGTGGTGCGCACGCTGCGCCGGGTGGCCGAGGCCCGCGTCCCGCTGTCCGGCGCCGAGAACACCAGCATCGCCGCCTTCCGCCCCATCGACGGCGGGCCGGAGCATCTGGCGATCATCGTCGGCAACCCGGTGGCGGGCGAGCCGGTGCTGGCCCGCCTGCATTCGGAATGCTTCACCGGCGACCTGCTGGGGTCTTTGCGCTGCGACTGCGGCCAGCAGCTGCGCGGCGCCATCGCCGAGATCGCCCGGCAGGGCAGCGGCGTCCTGCTCTATCTGGCGCAGGAGGGGCGGGGGATCGGCCTCGTCAACAAGCTGCGCGCCTACCGCATCCAGGACCGCGGCTTCGACACGGTGGACGCCAACGAGATCCTGGGGTTCGAGGCGGACGAGCGGGTCTATCTGCCGGCGGCGGAGATGCTGCGCCAGCTCGGCTTCACCGCCGTGCGGCTGATGACCAACAACCCGGAGAAGCTGCGCCAGCTCGCCCGCTGCGGGATCGAGGTGGTCGAGCGCGTTCCGCACATCTTCCCGTCCAACGGCCACAACGAAGGCTATCTGCGCACCAAGGCGGAGCGCAGCGGGCACATGTTCTGA
- a CDS encoding DUF2231 domain-containing protein, producing the protein MVAIVDHGRPARAIHPLHAVLLAASLPLFLGGLLCDVAYSRSFEIQWSNFAAWLIAGGMVFAGFSLLWAFIDLFRAGRRRGRGLVYFVLLLVTVALGLVNAFVHARDAWGIMPDGLILSAVVTVTALLATWFGFSSFRMGLRTGDTR; encoded by the coding sequence TTGGTAGCCATCGTCGATCACGGCAGACCGGCAAGGGCCATCCATCCCTTGCACGCGGTGCTGCTCGCCGCCTCCCTTCCGTTGTTCCTGGGGGGCCTGCTCTGCGACGTCGCCTATTCCAGGAGCTTCGAGATCCAGTGGAGCAACTTCGCCGCCTGGCTGATCGCCGGCGGCATGGTCTTCGCCGGTTTCTCGCTCCTCTGGGCCTTCATCGACCTGTTCCGCGCCGGCCGGCGCCGCGGTCGCGGGCTCGTCTACTTCGTCCTGCTGCTCGTCACCGTCGCGCTTGGCCTCGTCAACGCCTTCGTGCACGCGCGGGACGCCTGGGGAATCATGCCGGACGGTCTGATCCTCTCGGCGGTCGTCACCGTCACCGCCCTCCTGGCGACCTGGTTCGGCTTCTCCAGCTTCCGCATGGGCCTGCGCACGGGAGACACGCGATGA
- a CDS encoding glycosyl transferase, whose product MADQPALHLLLPANRAPDGYADRLALALEAQGQKVLRHALPGDYPRLDPSAVLAADIALSRLPDGTRVLVDGGALPGLAAALAMDSRRLRLVALVERLLWLEPGLTEEEAAARRHLEQGALALMRALAVPDAAAARAVAELGLATEAAVVLPPDAAAAARLGSLWGA is encoded by the coding sequence ATGGCGGACCAGCCGGCCCTGCATCTCCTCCTCCCCGCCAACCGGGCGCCGGACGGCTACGCGGACCGTTTGGCGCTGGCGCTGGAGGCGCAGGGGCAAAAGGTCCTGCGCCACGCCCTGCCGGGCGATTACCCGCGGCTCGACCCCTCGGCGGTGCTGGCGGCGGACATCGCGCTGTCGCGCCTGCCGGACGGCACGCGGGTGCTGGTGGACGGCGGCGCCCTGCCCGGCCTCGCCGCCGCCCTGGCGATGGACAGCCGGCGCCTGAGGCTCGTCGCGCTGGTGGAACGGCTGCTCTGGTTGGAGCCCGGCCTGACCGAGGAGGAGGCCGCCGCCCGCCGCCATCTCGAGCAGGGCGCACTGGCGCTGATGCGCGCCCTCGCCGTGCCGGACGCGGCGGCGGCGCGGGCGGTGGCGGAGCTCGGCCTCGCCACAGAGGCGGCGGTCGTCCTTCCCCCGGACGCGGCGGCGGCGGCCCGGCTGGGTAGCCTGTGGGGCGCCTGA